The following proteins are encoded in a genomic region of Bradyrhizobium sp. SK17:
- a CDS encoding acyl-CoA dehydrogenase family protein, which yields MVEVDRGLSAAALPGHDQDRYSVMVARARSLVPALRERATRTEELRRLPPETERNLRDSGLFRLLQPKRVGGSELDYVALVDCADALGQGDASVSWNFANLASHHWMLAMFAPEAQNAVWGEDPDALIASSFVFPAGRARKTTGGYLLSGHWPFSSGVEACGWNMLASVVASDDEADGVEYRLFLLNRRDYSIDDTWNATGLCGTGSNDVRVTEAFVPEHMTVTVNDLAGGPTPGSVVNPNPLYMLPVFSLFPYVLSGVGLGNAQACLDDYVEIARHRASTYNRAKIGDLQSTQIKIAEASAKIDAARLIMRTNCVEVLAEVRRGDVPSIAAKTKLRRDGAFAVNLCTEAVSLMFAASGARSLFTSGALQRQFRDAHAVNSHLAFNFDAAGTNYGRVALGLPSENLTL from the coding sequence ATGGTTGAGGTTGACCGCGGGCTCAGCGCGGCAGCGCTGCCAGGGCACGATCAGGATCGCTATTCGGTTATGGTCGCGCGAGCGAGGTCGCTCGTGCCGGCCTTGCGTGAACGAGCGACGCGGACAGAAGAGTTACGCCGTCTGCCACCGGAGACCGAGCGGAATCTTCGTGATAGCGGGCTGTTCCGTCTCCTGCAGCCAAAGCGCGTCGGGGGAAGTGAGCTCGACTATGTTGCGCTGGTCGATTGCGCTGATGCGCTCGGGCAAGGCGACGCGTCGGTCTCATGGAATTTTGCCAATCTTGCGAGCCACCACTGGATGCTTGCCATGTTCGCGCCGGAGGCGCAGAACGCGGTGTGGGGCGAGGACCCGGACGCGTTGATCGCTTCGTCCTTTGTCTTTCCCGCAGGCCGTGCGAGGAAGACAACGGGCGGATATCTGCTCAGCGGTCATTGGCCGTTTTCATCCGGGGTAGAAGCATGCGGCTGGAACATGCTCGCGAGCGTGGTTGCCTCCGATGACGAGGCCGACGGTGTCGAGTATCGGTTATTTCTGTTGAACAGGCGGGACTACAGCATCGATGACACCTGGAATGCGACAGGGCTCTGCGGAACCGGATCGAACGACGTTCGCGTTACAGAGGCTTTCGTTCCCGAGCACATGACGGTCACCGTCAACGACCTCGCGGGCGGCCCAACACCAGGCAGTGTGGTCAATCCGAATCCGCTCTACATGCTTCCTGTGTTCTCGTTGTTTCCCTATGTATTGTCCGGAGTGGGCTTGGGGAATGCCCAGGCATGCCTCGATGATTATGTCGAGATCGCGCGACACCGCGCCTCGACATACAACCGTGCGAAGATAGGAGACTTGCAGAGCACGCAGATCAAGATCGCCGAGGCGTCGGCCAAGATTGATGCTGCGCGGCTCATTATGCGCACCAACTGCGTCGAGGTGCTTGCAGAAGTCCGGCGCGGCGATGTCCCGAGCATCGCGGCCAAGACCAAGCTTCGGCGTGATGGTGCGTTTGCCGTCAATCTGTGTACTGAAGCGGTTTCTCTTATGTTTGCAGCGAGCGGGGCGCGCAGTCTGTTCACTTCAGGAGCGTTACAGCGCCAGTTCCGTGATGCACATGCGGTGAACTCGCACCTCGCGTTCAATTTCGACGCGGCGGGCACCAACTACGGCCGGGTGGCGCTCGGACTACCGTCCGAAAACCTGACGCTTTGA
- a CDS encoding polysaccharide deacetylase family protein produces MAFTDRIPYQAQVDRPKLTLPGGKKLAVWVILNVEEWRIGSAMPRTVLSPPMGQPLLPDVPNWSWHEYGMRSGFWRQFKALTDRTIPVTLAANANVCNSYPRVASAALEAGFEFMGHGFVQGPMHKVENQADAIKRAVDTISGFTGRPPRSWESPGLTETEETLDLLRLNGIEYVADWVIDDLPQDIATPHGTVTTIPYSVETNDIVIHALQHLPSEQFLTRCTDQFDRLYLEGAENARVMAISVHPYITGVPHRIKYLEALLDYVIGHDGVALMTASEIGDWYRDQMATR; encoded by the coding sequence ATGGCCTTTACTGATCGCATCCCCTACCAGGCGCAGGTCGATCGGCCCAAACTGACGTTACCTGGCGGCAAAAAGCTTGCCGTCTGGGTCATCCTCAATGTCGAGGAATGGCGCATCGGAAGCGCAATGCCGCGCACCGTGCTCAGCCCACCGATGGGCCAGCCTCTGCTGCCCGACGTACCAAACTGGTCGTGGCACGAATACGGCATGCGCTCTGGCTTCTGGCGGCAATTCAAGGCGCTCACCGATCGGACCATACCGGTGACGCTGGCCGCCAATGCCAACGTCTGCAACAGCTATCCGCGCGTCGCGTCGGCAGCGCTTGAGGCCGGCTTCGAATTCATGGGACACGGCTTCGTCCAAGGCCCGATGCACAAGGTCGAAAACCAGGCAGACGCGATCAAGCGCGCCGTCGACACCATTTCCGGATTTACCGGCAGGCCGCCGCGATCATGGGAAAGCCCGGGCCTGACCGAGACCGAGGAGACGCTCGATCTCCTGCGCCTCAACGGGATTGAATACGTAGCGGATTGGGTGATCGACGACCTTCCTCAGGACATCGCAACACCGCATGGAACCGTGACGACGATTCCCTATTCCGTCGAGACCAATGACATCGTCATTCACGCGCTGCAGCACCTTCCGTCAGAGCAATTTCTGACCCGTTGCACCGATCAGTTCGATCGGCTGTATCTCGAAGGCGCGGAGAATGCCCGCGTGATGGCAATCTCGGTGCATCCCTACATCACGGGTGTGCCCCACCGCATCAAATACCTGGAGGCCCTGCTCGATTATGTGATCGGCCATGACGGCGTTGCGTTGATGACGGCAAGCGAGATCGGAGATTGGTATCGAGATCAGATGGCGACGAGGTAG
- a CDS encoding flavin reductase family protein, whose amino-acid sequence MSDSPKHPPDPASELASDSSAVDPRDFRNALGTFATGVTIVTAMSAEGRPYGITCNSFASVSLNPPLVLWSLGMFSQGLPVFQNASHFSVNVLDASQQKLALQFAKSSGDKFAGVNWTPGLGDAPVLSGVVANFQCRAVNRYYGGDHVIFLGAVEAYAYGSNDPLLFARGGFGRFLTDDGDKTS is encoded by the coding sequence ATGTCTGATTCACCCAAACATCCGCCGGATCCGGCCAGCGAACTCGCAAGCGACAGTTCGGCGGTCGATCCACGTGATTTCCGCAATGCGCTTGGTACGTTTGCGACTGGCGTGACGATCGTCACCGCGATGTCTGCCGAAGGTCGGCCGTACGGAATTACATGCAATTCGTTTGCGTCGGTATCGCTCAATCCGCCTCTGGTGCTGTGGAGCCTGGGGATGTTCTCGCAGGGGCTGCCGGTCTTCCAGAACGCCAGTCATTTTTCGGTCAACGTTCTTGACGCATCACAGCAGAAGCTTGCGCTGCAGTTCGCCAAATCATCGGGCGACAAGTTCGCAGGGGTGAACTGGACGCCAGGGCTCGGGGACGCGCCCGTGCTTTCCGGTGTGGTCGCAAACTTCCAGTGCCGTGCCGTCAACCGCTACTACGGGGGAGATCACGTCATTTTCCTGGGAGCCGTGGAGGCCTACGCCTACGGCAGCAACGATCCGCTGTTGTTCGCACGGGGAGGGTTTGGCCGGTTTCTTACGGACGATGGTGATAAGACATCATGA
- a CDS encoding TetR/AcrR family transcriptional regulator — translation MSRKTPVKRARTKQKRLSADDRRSEFVNQATELFAEEGFAGGTRALARKLGVTQPLLYRYFPSKDDLIKEVYRKVYLEPLEIGWEKLLSDRSRPLRVRLQEFYEIYTDAIFNRKWLRIYLYSGLKGLDINRWYVGMVKDKILTRILRECRHDAGLATQSRLSAAELELAWVFHGGIFYYGVRKYIYEAPVLEDKGQMISDALDIFLAGFERMAEGATDRRRAPIKVAG, via the coding sequence ATGAGCCGAAAGACGCCAGTCAAGCGAGCGCGTACCAAGCAGAAACGACTATCGGCCGATGATCGTCGCAGCGAGTTCGTCAACCAGGCAACCGAGCTGTTTGCGGAGGAAGGATTTGCCGGCGGCACACGTGCTCTGGCGCGCAAGCTCGGCGTGACGCAACCGCTGCTTTATCGCTATTTTCCAAGCAAGGACGACCTCATCAAGGAGGTGTACCGCAAGGTATATCTCGAACCGCTTGAAATCGGCTGGGAGAAGCTGCTCTCGGATCGGTCGCGTCCGCTTCGCGTGCGGCTGCAAGAGTTTTACGAGATCTATACCGATGCGATCTTCAACCGGAAATGGCTGAGAATCTATCTCTACTCAGGCTTGAAGGGCCTCGACATCAATCGCTGGTATGTCGGCATGGTCAAAGACAAGATCCTGACGCGCATTCTCAGGGAATGTCGCCACGACGCCGGCCTCGCGACACAGAGCCGGCTCAGCGCCGCCGAACTGGAACTGGCTTGGGTGTTTCATGGCGGCATTTTCTACTACGGGGTCCGAAAGTACATCTACGAAGCGCCGGTCCTCGAGGACAAGGGGCAAATGATCAGCGACGCATTAGATATCTTTCTCGCTGGATTTGAGAGGATGGCGGAGGGCGCGACCGATCGCCGACGCGCGCCGATCAAGGTCGCCGGCTGA
- a CDS encoding GNAT family N-acetyltransferase — translation MYRIREVDTQDDEVTDSLAELHDVIFCDGTRAPDFEQGHWWIAFRGAAPIAFAGVVPSTHVANAGYLCRVGVVMPHCGHGLQVRLTRALEARARRTGWSTIVSDTTDNRISANNFIRRGYRLFEPVSPWAWQHTLYWRKELVWKSPG, via the coding sequence ATGTACCGGATACGTGAGGTCGATACGCAGGACGACGAGGTTACTGACTCGCTCGCCGAGCTTCATGACGTGATATTCTGCGACGGGACCCGCGCACCGGATTTCGAGCAGGGGCACTGGTGGATTGCCTTCCGCGGAGCGGCGCCGATCGCGTTCGCGGGCGTCGTTCCCTCGACCCACGTTGCAAACGCTGGATATCTATGCCGCGTGGGCGTCGTGATGCCGCACTGCGGTCACGGTCTGCAGGTGCGACTTACTCGCGCGCTGGAAGCACGGGCCCGGCGAACCGGCTGGAGTACGATCGTTTCGGACACGACCGATAACCGGATCTCGGCGAACAACTTCATCAGACGGGGATATCGGCTGTTCGAGCCGGTCTCGCCCTGGGCATGGCAACACACGCTATATTGGCGGAAGGAACTCGTCTGGAAGTCCCCCGGGTAG